In Octopus sinensis unplaced genomic scaffold, ASM634580v1 Contig10832, whole genome shotgun sequence, the DNA window AACAGTGAAGATTATTCAGTAAAAAGAAATGCTTGCATGGTTATTGGACAAATGACTCATTTAGGTTtacaatatcatttttaaaatacttaGTTGATGTGAGACAAAAATTGAGCTCATCTAAAAAGTACATTCAATTATTTATAAATCTCATAAACACAGAAGGTgatttaattacaaaattaaaatttgaaacagaaagtaaattaattcACGAATTCTCCGCAATGAGTCTCTGCAATCTTGCCAACGACATTGTCTGTCGTTCATGGATTGCTGAATGTTCTGGTCTAGACGCTATTAATAACTGTTTGACATCCTCTGACCCAGATGTCCAGAAGAATTCCATTGaaacactttttaaaatattagaaGTTTTTGAACATATAACTTTATTTAATTAGGATTTTAAAGTaagaaaacaactaaaaaaagtcaacattttaccaaatattttttCGCTTTTTAACTCTGAATATCCAATTATCCAACGATTTGCAATTTCTTGTATAACTTTAGCTGCCGAAGAACGTATGAATGGTCCAAATTTATGATTTAGATGAAAATAGAGTTCTTTTAAGAGAACAAAACGTATCTAGTGTTTTGTTAAATATGcttacaaattcaaaatatgctgATCTTCAGCCATATACTATATCTGCAATTGCAGTTATCCTTGAAGATTCGCAAATAGCTCAAgtattttttatcttaatttttcacAAGGAAATAAAGGAACAAGGAGGAATAGCAACTATTTTGTCGATATTAATCGACAATCCAATCGAACCGGTAACTATTGATGCTAAGCAAGACAAAAAATCTCCAAAAcagagaaaagggaaagaaggtttatatttttgataaatttcttactttctttattaaataaaacatataggaGGTAAACCTACCAGAGGTGCAAGTTcaaaaggttttatttttttaaatataaaaggaaaacaaaaaatagttgaaAGTGAAATAATCCCAATGATGCCAGACGTGAAGGTACAATTACTGAAAGCTTTGACTTCACTCGCCAAACACGGTTTTAAATCAAAATACTATTTTATAGACGAGCATAGGAAAATACTTTATGACAGTGAAATTGAGAAAACGTTCATTAAACTTTTAACAAATGATAATCAACTCATTCAGTTTGCAGCGTTGGAAGGTTTATCAAACATGGCAGAAAACTTGCTTAGTCGAATACGTATTGGAAAAATCGGTGACAAATAATTTATTTCGATATTAGATGGAATTTCACCAATAATTAAACTTATGACAAGTGATAATTCCGATATTAGGGAAACTTCTTCAGGTGTTCTTGTCACACTAACTTCTGACAACAAACTTAACGGCAAGTAAAAAAACtaacattttaataattaattttaagggAAGTAGCAGCATCTGGAAATGTTGAAACTATATTAAGAGGACTACGAGATCAAAAAATAGAAGTTGTAACAAATTCAGCAAATATTCTAATCAATCTGGTTATATCAAATGCAATTTCGGCGTCGCAAGCAGGGAAATCTTCAGTAGATGGGATTTTTAACttatttaaaaaatcgttgataaaaatagtaaatttTGTAGAAATAATAACAACTTTAAAGCAAAGGCCACAGCTTGCCTTGCAATTTCGACATTTTCAACTGATCCTGACACTCGAGAAAAAGTCGCTGCATATTGTAAATAACTATGTTTAGTATTCAAAAACTCGGATTATTAAAGAATTGGTTTCTCTTCTTGATTCAAAATTTGAATGTGTGAGAAAAAATGCTGCATGGAGTGTAATTGTTCTGTCATCAAAGCCCAATGTATCACAATCATTATCCGAAATGGGGTTTTAATAACAAGATTATAATCAATTTTTCAAGAGCACTAAGAATATTGCAAAATGTTATGGAATCAACAACGATGGCAAACAAAATGTCCTTGGCGGCGTACAATGCCATTTTGGATTCCAACTTGGTTGCAAAATTTGCTTATGAAGATTTTCTGGGTATCAAcaatctatttaaaaattttgattGTACAAATATCACTGGAGATACATTTTTGGATATAGGAAAAATGAAAACTAAGTCCAACATTCAAAGTTTAGAAGCATATTGCAAACAGCCCATAAATCAAAATTTGCCATATGTTTTATTCAACTTTTATGCTCAGTAAATAATTCTATCGGctctataaaattattagaaccACAGAAAAATCAATATCTGAAAATGACGATGAAGAAGATACAAGTAATTTATACTATAAGAGGTAcgctatataaaaatatttttgcttactTAGCGATGACAACGAAAGCCGAAATTCGTTGGTTATAGGGATTGAAGAACCAACAAAAGAAAAgcttacaaaacaaaaaacaaggtgGACTGAGTTTTATTAAAATCTAAGGGAAATTTCGTTAAACCTTGAACTCAAAGAAGTTACTAACGATCTTGCAAATAATCCCGCTGAAGATACATTCAATATTATGAAGGATGATAATTTAATAATGTACTTAAAAGAAGCTTTTGAAGCAGTCAGTCCACCTCAATCACTTTACTCAAGAGTAAGTAAATTGGCAatgtttgattttgatatataatgGATCAATAGAATTGTTTCAAGGGTCCTTGGAGGCCAAGTGACTGATTTTGATCAAATGAACTATGATTGGGAAATTCATTTCGCTGAGCTTAGGGATAAATATCAATCAACAGTTATCCCGGTGGGAATTATAAAGAAAGGCTTTTTTATTCACAGAGCTGTTTTATTTAAAGTCattagaaatttaaaaatgaaatatagattCTGGCTGACAAATTGGCGATTCCCTGCACTCTTTACAGAGGAAATTATGGACGAGGATGGAATACAGTTTTCATAGAGAATTTAGAAAGAcaggtatttcaaaatattattaaaactacaaacagggagagagaaaagaatatattatcgaTTTAATGACTAATATAGGTCAAATTATAGAACTTGGATCACGCGATGCCAATAATTACACTAGATTAAATTgacaaatatttctaatatatgactcattaaaaacaaaaaaattttaataatgatattatgtCAATTCCGAGTAACATCCACACccgtagaataaaataaatatatgttcgaTTTGAGGAAAACACTAATCAGAACAACTCGGAAAGATCTTTGAGAATACTTTACCTTCCCAAAGAGGAACTTCGTCTGAATCATTAAAAAGTTCTACAAAAGCGACagaagagtcaaaatcaaaacaagctgttttaaaaaaatagctAAAAATAATTAGAACTACACATTTTTACCGGAAAGATCCTTTCCTTCCTACAACTTTCTTAAATTCTCCCAAATCAATCACAGATTGATTAACTATAGTTCGAAAAGGAAATTTTTCATTAGAGAATTGATATCCAACCACAAGTGAGCCCGCAGGAGCAGCTAATGAGTAAGGAAATTTCTCAATGCTAAAATTCATTGACCTTGCctattaataagtaaatataatacGATTAATACAGTTTCATTAAGCCTTTGAGCAAAACACGACGCGGGCTTTATATTTAGAGGTATTGAAGCTTCTTTAATTGAGGTTTCATCCCATATTTTTGAGATGTGTTCCTCAAGAATGTCATCTGGTCGAATGTGAGAGCGACTGAAGGGCTTCTCATTCGCCTGCTATATTATCGAATGATTAGATAACAACCACCTGAGTTCTATTAATACTCATATTCTCAATTCTGTAAGAAAGTTCATCCCCAAAAGTCTTTGGATCAGTGACAGCCAGATTTGGCTGATAGCGAGATCTGCTTGTCTAAagaaaataagattaaataaGTATTAACTATTTGCTGACTTGGATATTTCCACATATTCGACGATTTAGACAAATTTAAACAACTTTTTTGGCTGTAGGCCATTTGGTTGGACTTGCAAACGTCAGTATTGTTCAAAAAATCGAGATATTCAGGAGATAAAAGGAAAATCCGGAAATAATTGTCCTTCAGGAAGACATAAGTCTCAGATTTAGCTTCTttgaataatttcttaaagtCAACAGACTCGTCCTTCATATTGACACTTAAATATATCCGACTAGCCATTTCAGGAGAAATACAGGAAATTTTCCCACGGATAATAAACCGACGATGAAGAGACTTGGCATGGTTGTAAAGAGCAATGGGTTCTGTAATTTTGATAACTCCCTTGCAAGCGAAATAAAAATCAAGACAGTCTCCAAGATGTAATTTGTCGAGGAAAGTCTTGAAAACTATTAATCCCTTCGAGCTTTGGAGTAGTTCATCAATGTTGTTGAACCAGGGAGGCTCGTTATTTTTCATTGAAGCAATATCAGCGTCGTTATCCATTAAATTCACGATCACCAAAACCAACTAAACAAAACATTGATAATATTAAATAAccggttgataaaaataataaattattaaaaatataatataaaaattcctaAACATAAAACAAACGTGGATTAGTATAGACTAATAATTCTTTCGCTATCAGAAATATAATCCTTGAATGCGGCGCGTAATTATGATTACAAGCTTTGAAATtctaaaaaacaatgaaataaaaatcgaTTCACCAATTCGTGTAATGAATTATGAAGAGTACATAAAATTTATGCAATGTATTACCTAATtttaatatgtaataaataaatgataagaaCGTTTTTGAGCCACTTAATGTATATAGAGACTAAATAAGTGCAATCAAACCGTAACTGAAGAAATGTTTGCAAGATCACGAAGAATTAATTTAAGTAGGCCTCACGCGAATCGGCAATTAATTAAAAGACTGAACGTACATTATACGAATCTTCAAAGACACCGGTATTAATTGTTCCCTTTGTTGTGCCGCTATAGTTACATAGGCAGttgttgatataaataatttccacggtatttttttgagtaaataattcagaaaaaattgaaacaagtattttaaagaaaattaaatacaagACGAAATTAGTTAAGATAAATCGAAAAGTGCcaaactcaagaaatattatGGCAATAAATGGTCATTAAAGGTGATTCATCAATTTTATGTTCGGCTTTTCTTTGAATTACACTTGATGCTAATGGCCCAGCGAGACTCAGTTGCTATCACAGTATAATAGTGCTATGTTAATTATTCTAAATGATATCACAGACAAGTATTCATAAATCAGATCGATTTGATGTCAATATAAAAGCTGAATTCCTACTAATAGAAAATGAATGTAGATCCGATACCTCCATAAAGTTTAATacattaatgattttattcatcataattgattatatattttttatacaattattgtattttaaaataacTATATTAAACGTGAATaagtttcaatattgttttttCCATTTGATTTATTTCTAACGAATTGTAAAGAATCAATGAAAATTGagcttttgaaaacatttttataatgAAAGCCATTGACAACTTAATTAAACTACAAGAAAATGTACTAATGCAAATATAGATTAACTGTTTTTATCTAaacaaaattactatttttttaatatgagGTTTAATTCATACAAAAGTGATAAAAGATTAATCGAAGGGAAGGCCAGCAGTCTGGCGGATAGCCAAACTGTTCCCCCGGATAACGGCGATCGAGAACCGCTGAAAAAGCCAATTACTATTTTATACAAATttctaaaataacttttttcatatttttttactgaattttccGAATATTATGAAGTTTAATGTTTTTATCACCTACTTATTGACCTCAAGTTTGTATAGAAAAGATTATCTGAATACATAATctataatgaattattattaataatcaatACACATTATTAGGTGTTGAACTACCTCTTTTTTGCGGTCACGTTACACGTATTACTCAAGCCTAAAATACAATGAAAGactatttaatgaaaaataatttggaaGACTGTGATCTTTCGAGGTTGGTGCAATAATCTGAAAACACTAAAGATTCCTTTAAACTGTGAAGTATTGCATCTGtcagatttataaaaaaattaaacttgacagaatttcaaattttgaatgaCTCAATTGTGTATTCAGAATGAAACTATAACATGATTATATCATCAAATTTTATAGATAAAATACGATTTTATCGAGTTTAAGGGTGTATTAAGTAATATTCTATGCGTTAAAAATAATCAAGTAAGATTGATATGATTAAAACTCAATAAATTCGACGCTTTACTATTTTAGAACGAGTAAAGTTAATTGTATAAAgatgaaatttgaatttttattattaatcaggcCAAGAAATGCTTTTATAAATTCGTGATTTATGGTTTTTCTTTATAATGTAGCAAGTATTTAAGGTAATAAGAAATTCCGAACAATGAGGAATTTCGAATGACATAAGGTAAGATGGTTGTGAGATGATTCGTCGTCCAGTAGTAACCCCGTACTAGGAGTGGGGAGAGCTTTGAGCCAGTCACCCGTGTGCGGGTGACAGGCGCAGTTAAGGGTGGCCAGCTGGAGTTGGTCCGACTTGGAGCGAAGTTTTCGTAATGTGTTCGAGCAGAGAATTTCGTCCAGCCCCTTTGAACTGAAGGGATCGTGGGAAAATCAAGGTCGAGTGAGCACCACGTACGGCATGCAGATGAGAATTCCGAGAGCTCATTAAGTTCGAGAGAGGGAAGTAGAACTGAGCAAACGGAATTCCTGGAAGCCGACATGGATGAGAGATAGCAGGGTAGGGCCAGGTCCGCACAAGAGCGGATCCCGATCCCCCCGAAGCGAGTTGGTAAACTGGCACGGGTAAAACCGTCACCAGTGAACCTCAAATTGAGGTGGAATGTTAGCGATTGGTGGACAAGATTATCGATTCTGGATAATGAGTCTGTGGCAGCGAAACACGGGGAGGAACGGAGAATGTAGGTCAGTCTGGGGACGAAAAGAAAGTTCTTTAACAAGAAAAACGCAAGATGCGAGCCAAGCCCACGGATCCGATCAGTGAGTAGTTTAATTTCGTCCCATTTAGACGATAAGGCATTTTCTATGCCTTCAGCGGAAATTGGAGAGCCCAAGATAACTAGATCGCTGGTGGGCGTTAGCCTTAACCCAACGATCAGGCTGCTGAGAGCGGAGAATGTGTTGCGGAGAGCGGCGGGGGCAAGAGAAATGTTTACGAGTTCGCATTTTTCGCCGTTAAGAGATAGTCCGATCTTGGAGAAACCGGAACCGATCGTCACGTCGTCCAGGTACCAGAAGTTAACAGTGGAAGAAAGGTTCCGTGCAATGTGGTCAACGGAGAGGGCAAACAGCAATGGGCCCAGTGGGTCACCCTGCTGAATGCCGCATTCTGACATGATGATCTGATCATGGATCAGAAGGCAGCTTGGGGCAGAGTATGCCAGCTTTACAATTGGGAAGAGAACGGGGCAACGTGCCGAGACCACTTCGAGCAGATGGTCCCGGCGGACGCAGTTGAATGCGTTGCTGACGTCCAGCTTCACGATGAacttgcagtcttctggctttgaCTGGACAAGTTGGCGAGTGCCGTGCGCGAGAATTTCGCAGGCACCTTGGACGCCGACACCGTACTGGAAAGGGAGAAACTCCAGACTCAGGGGGGGAACCACCCTGCGGGACATTATCTTGGCCGAGAGTCTCCTGAAAACGTTACCGACCGCAATGGGCCTCACGCCACCATCGGCTTTCGACAGGGCAATGAGGCCAGCAGAGAAAAGAAGATCTCTGGCGACGGTTGGAATCTCGCCCGAGACAATGTGCGAACAAAGACGAGTGACAGAAGATAGCAGGTCTTTTCCGGATTCGTGGGTCAATGGGCTCAGGAGATCGCGTAGGTGGATATCCCGCCGCTGCTACTGGGCGCAAAAGACCCGAGAGCGGCCGAAACCTCAGACGAGGTTATCGGGTTGGACGGAGCCGAAACTAAAGTCGGTGTTGCACGGAGGTCGGTGGGAGCTTGGGGGTGTTTGCTGCGGAGTTGATTCAGGACAGCATCACACCGAGGAGCCACAGAGGAGTTGGATGAAATTGCGCGCACTGCTCCAGAGATATCGCCCTGGAGGAGTTTGCTTCGGACTGCCCGGGAAAAGCGCAATTCTGCGAGACCGGGCCGTTTTGAGGGTGCCTCCTTACAAGGGGGcgtaagag includes these proteins:
- the LOC115228588 gene encoding axin-2-like isoform X2; amino-acid sequence: MDNDADIASMKNNEPPWFNNIDELLQSSKGLIVFKTFLDKLHLGDCLDFYFACKGVIKITEPIALYNHAKSLHRRFIIRGKISCISPEMASRIYLSVNMKDESVDFKKLFKEAKSETYVFLKDNYFRIFLLSPEYLDFLNNTDVCKSNQMAYSQKSCLNLSKSSNMWKYPSQQITSRSRYQPNLAVTDPKTFGDELSYRIENMSINRTQANEKPFSRSHIRPDDILEEHISKIWDETSIKEASIPLNIKPASCFAQRLNETARSMNFSIEKFPYSLAAPAGSLVVGYQFSNEKFPFRTIVNQSVIDLGEFKKVVGRKGSFRYFFKTACFDFDSSVAFVELFNDSDEVPLWEGKVFSKIFPSCSD
- the LOC115228602 gene encoding uncharacterized protein LOC115228602, with amino-acid sequence MANKMSLAAYNAILDSNLVAKFAYEDFLGINNLFKNFDCTNITGDTFLDIGKMKTKSNIQSLEAYCKQPINQNLPYVLFNFYAQTTEKSISENDDEEDTSNLYYKSDDNESRNSLVIGIEEPTKEKLTKQKTRWTEFY
- the LOC115228588 gene encoding axin-2-like isoform X1; translation: MDNDADIASMKNNEPPWFNNIDELLQSSKGLIVFKTFLDKLHLGDCLDFYFACKGVIKITEPIALYNHAKSLHRRFIIRGKISCISPEMASRIYLSVNMKDESVDFKKLFKEAKSETYVFLKDNYFRIFLLSPEYLDFLNNTDVCKSNQMAYSQKSCLNLSKSSNMWKYPSQQITSRSRYQPNLAVTDPKTFGDELSYRIENMSINRTQQANEKPFSRSHIRPDDILEEHISKIWDETSIKEASIPLNIKPASCFAQRLNETARSMNFSIEKFPYSLAAPAGSLVVGYQFSNEKFPFRTIVNQSVIDLGEFKKVVGRKGSFRYFFKTACFDFDSSVAFVELFNDSDEVPLWEGKVFSKIFPSCSD